A single region of the Gracilibacillus caseinilyticus genome encodes:
- a CDS encoding DEAD/DEAH box helicase yields MQQIQMTEQSIRQLTGERFYNRGYQYYQNGKVYGLSYNPQTNSWRGLVKGTKIYTIRIYFTEDMKIDTTCNCPAFETHDSCKHVAAVLLAITQDAQSNKRRYAVDRRAQEAPSQDTDLFAKQLLHTFRNKQDDIETPLQVKTEFVLSLIKTNKNSQYALSIEVKVGDKRPYVVRDIRNFLKAMTGGETYRVNQSYTYYPYTHYFNSKDQKMTEMLLTCYEQERLFGNSYVIKLENPRSIYVPPSLVDSLLELLVDINYTFRLDTNKEFSDIKKGNIEEQLTFQLDYQATNSYTLEMNDLSEFYFLNSYRYLIRDNYFYKLTYNQKAILEKLFRIMPFQNKKKQNISADEMNGFVKNVMPQFEQIGSLQMTERMEQQINTTPLHPKVYIDEIDGALKAEVEYHYGEEQFTPFSEQSVAKTIVKRETAKEQQIIQQLRDEAFMEMNHAYYLFNDDAIYSFLHEGVHELEQSANVYLSYAVKQMIDGVDKITLQSQVDYRPTEGMLDIAFDMEGISDEHVANILQALIEKKRYYRIPNGALIHLERDDFNSFQRLQQSLQLSQKQMENGRVSIPAARSFQVEDALNKTDHRYSASFQQMLEQLKHPEMLEFELPASLQAEMRDYQVTGFQWMKALSHYHLGGILADDMGLGKTLQTISYMLSEAEKQQGNYQALVIAPASLLYNWKKEIEKFAPTLSAGVIIGPKQERRQLLERFQDTNILITSYPTLRKDQDLYEEHLFDCIVLDESQAIKNHLTLTAKSVRSLQAKQFFALSGTPIENALEELWSIFYTISPGLFGSKKVFSNLDTNYISKITRPFILRRVKKDVLDELPDKIESVQYSELTKDQKEVYLGYLQRIQNELDETIETKGFDRGKLQILAGLTRLRQICCHPSLFLENYQGQSGKLDQLMERTAELEANGKRTLIFSQFSSMLEIIRDTLQANGHDVFYLDGSTPSDQRMKMVEAFNEGEKSFFLISLKAGGTGLNLTGADTVILYDLWWNPAVEEQAAGRAHRIGQKNVVQVIRFITEGTIEEKIYHLQQQKRELVDQIIQPGETLLSKLSEDEIRELLQFNEKQES; encoded by the coding sequence TTGCAGCAAATTCAAATGACGGAACAATCGATTCGTCAGCTAACTGGCGAACGCTTTTACAATAGAGGATATCAATACTACCAAAACGGCAAGGTATATGGCCTCTCCTATAATCCACAGACTAATTCTTGGCGTGGACTTGTTAAAGGGACCAAGATTTATACAATACGCATATATTTCACAGAAGATATGAAGATTGACACCACTTGTAATTGCCCAGCATTCGAAACGCATGATTCATGTAAACATGTGGCAGCTGTCTTGCTGGCCATTACGCAGGATGCTCAGTCGAACAAAAGACGCTATGCAGTTGATCGCCGTGCGCAAGAGGCACCTTCGCAGGATACCGATCTGTTTGCGAAGCAATTACTTCATACGTTCCGTAATAAACAGGATGACATAGAGACACCTTTACAGGTGAAAACAGAATTTGTTTTGTCACTGATAAAAACGAATAAAAATTCACAGTATGCATTGAGTATAGAAGTAAAAGTAGGAGATAAACGACCATATGTGGTTCGTGATATCCGCAATTTCTTAAAAGCAATGACTGGCGGGGAAACTTACCGAGTCAATCAAAGCTATACGTATTACCCCTATACTCATTACTTTAACTCCAAGGACCAAAAAATGACCGAAATGCTCTTAACCTGTTATGAGCAGGAGCGACTGTTTGGAAATAGTTATGTCATAAAACTGGAGAATCCTAGAAGTATCTATGTGCCACCCAGCCTGGTAGATTCACTGCTCGAATTGTTAGTGGATATCAATTACACATTCCGGTTAGATACAAATAAAGAATTTAGCGATATTAAAAAAGGAAATATTGAAGAACAACTAACGTTCCAATTAGATTACCAGGCAACAAACAGCTATACGCTGGAAATGAACGATTTGTCTGAGTTTTATTTTCTTAACAGTTATCGCTACTTAATTCGTGATAATTATTTTTACAAATTAACGTACAACCAAAAAGCAATATTGGAAAAGTTGTTCCGGATCATGCCTTTTCAGAACAAAAAAAAGCAGAACATCTCTGCTGACGAAATGAACGGTTTTGTCAAAAATGTTATGCCGCAATTCGAGCAGATTGGTTCATTACAAATGACAGAGCGGATGGAACAGCAAATCAATACGACACCTTTGCATCCCAAAGTTTATATTGATGAAATAGACGGTGCATTGAAAGCAGAGGTGGAATACCACTATGGCGAGGAACAGTTTACTCCTTTTTCTGAACAGTCTGTTGCTAAAACCATTGTAAAAAGGGAAACAGCAAAGGAACAGCAGATTATTCAGCAGCTGCGCGACGAAGCATTTATGGAGATGAACCATGCTTATTATTTATTTAATGACGATGCAATCTACTCGTTTCTGCATGAAGGTGTGCATGAATTAGAGCAAAGCGCCAATGTGTATCTCTCCTATGCTGTGAAACAAATGATCGATGGCGTAGATAAGATTACACTGCAATCACAGGTTGATTATCGACCGACTGAAGGGATGCTGGACATCGCTTTTGACATGGAGGGTATTTCAGATGAGCATGTCGCTAATATACTCCAGGCGTTAATCGAAAAAAAACGCTACTATCGTATACCGAATGGTGCCCTGATTCATTTGGAGCGTGACGATTTCAACTCGTTTCAACGATTACAACAATCCTTGCAATTGTCACAGAAACAAATGGAAAATGGCAGAGTATCGATTCCGGCAGCCCGCAGTTTTCAGGTAGAAGATGCCTTAAACAAGACAGATCATCGGTACAGTGCATCATTCCAGCAAATGTTGGAGCAACTGAAACATCCGGAAATGCTGGAATTCGAACTGCCTGCATCACTTCAAGCCGAAATGCGGGATTATCAGGTTACCGGTTTTCAATGGATGAAGGCACTCTCACACTATCACTTAGGTGGGATACTAGCTGATGACATGGGGCTTGGAAAGACATTGCAAACAATCAGTTATATGCTTTCTGAGGCAGAAAAACAACAAGGAAACTATCAAGCGTTAGTTATTGCACCTGCATCGCTTTTATATAACTGGAAAAAAGAAATTGAAAAATTTGCACCGACTTTATCAGCTGGTGTAATCATCGGCCCTAAACAAGAGCGTCGTCAGTTGCTGGAGCGTTTCCAGGATACCAATATTCTGATTACCTCATATCCTACGTTAAGAAAAGATCAGGACTTATATGAAGAGCATTTGTTTGACTGCATCGTATTGGATGAGTCACAGGCAATCAAAAATCATTTAACATTAACAGCTAAATCTGTCCGTTCTCTTCAGGCAAAACAATTTTTTGCCTTGAGCGGAACGCCAATTGAAAATGCTCTCGAAGAACTATGGTCGATTTTTTACACGATTTCCCCTGGTCTATTTGGTAGCAAAAAAGTGTTTAGTAATCTGGATACGAACTATATTTCGAAAATTACCAGACCGTTTATTTTGCGACGTGTGAAAAAGGATGTACTGGACGAATTACCGGATAAAATCGAATCGGTACAGTACTCAGAGCTGACGAAGGATCAAAAAGAAGTTTATCTTGGCTATTTACAGCGAATCCAAAACGAGTTGGATGAGACGATTGAAACGAAAGGATTTGACCGTGGTAAACTGCAAATTCTCGCAGGCTTAACACGCTTGCGCCAGATTTGTTGTCATCCGAGTTTGTTCTTGGAAAATTATCAAGGACAATCCGGTAAATTGGATCAGTTAATGGAACGAACTGCGGAGCTTGAAGCCAACGGAAAACGCACGTTGATCTTTTCGCAATTTTCCAGCATGCTGGAAATCATTCGCGATACACTACAAGCAAATGGCCACGACGTCTTTTATCTGGATGGGTCAACACCATCTGATCAGCGCATGAAGATGGTAGAAGCATTTAACGAAGGAGAAAAAAGCTTCTTCCTAATATCCCTAAAAGCTGGTGGAACAGGACTCAACTTAACCGGAGCCGATACCGTCATATTATATGATCTCTGGTGGAATCCTGCGGTCGAAGAACAAGCAGCAGGAAGAGCGCACCGTATCGGTCAGAAAAATGTTGTTCAAGTGATCCGTTTTATTACGGAAGGTACGATTGAAGAGAAAATTTATCACTTACAACAACAAAAACGCGAATTAGTCGATCAAATCATCCAGCCAGGTGAAACATTATTATCCAAATTATCGGAAGATGAAATTCGGGAACTATTACAATTCAACGAAAAACAAGAGAGCTGA
- a CDS encoding peptide chain release factor 3, with the protein MGLQEEVKKRKTFAIISHPDAGKTTMTEKLLLFGNLIRSAGTVKGKKSGKFATSDWMEIEKQRGISVTSSVMNFEYKGHKVNILDTPGHEDFSEDTYRTLTAVDSVVMIIDATKGIEAQTIKLFKVCKMRGIPIFTFINKLDREGREPLELLDQIEEVLNIETYPMNWPVGMGKRFLGILDRYQDQFIKFNGNEEESYIPMSEMDQDEIAQHPTYQETVDELELLDEAGDQFSIDRVLEGEQTPVFFGSALAPFGVQTFFDTFIELAPAPGPRRTTEEVISPDYPDFSGFIFKIQANMNPQHRDRIAFLRVCSGKFERGMNVTLARTGKSIRLGQTQQFVASSRDTVQEAYAGDIIGVYDPGSYRIGDTLLEGKNVFQYDELPQFPPEMFQRVTAKNVMKAKQFRKGIEQLVQEGAIQLFRGYPTDSMIIGAVGQLQYEVFQHRMKNEYNVEVMLESIGDRIPRWLKKDQVDPKLFDERNLLVKDREEDFLVLFKNDFALRWFVDKHPEIELIDLFEVNQYDQTSHS; encoded by the coding sequence ATGGGATTACAAGAAGAAGTGAAAAAAAGAAAGACATTTGCGATCATTTCACACCCGGATGCCGGTAAAACAACGATGACTGAAAAATTGTTATTGTTCGGTAATTTGATTCGGTCGGCAGGTACGGTTAAAGGGAAAAAGTCGGGAAAATTTGCAACATCGGACTGGATGGAAATTGAAAAGCAACGTGGGATTTCTGTAACATCCAGTGTGATGAATTTTGAATATAAAGGGCACAAGGTCAATATCCTTGATACTCCTGGACACGAAGATTTCAGTGAGGATACGTACCGGACGCTGACAGCGGTTGACAGTGTTGTCATGATTATTGATGCGACAAAGGGTATCGAAGCACAAACGATTAAGCTGTTCAAAGTTTGTAAAATGCGTGGTATTCCGATTTTTACTTTCATTAATAAGCTTGACCGCGAGGGACGTGAACCACTGGAATTGTTAGACCAGATTGAAGAAGTGTTAAATATTGAAACGTATCCAATGAACTGGCCGGTTGGTATGGGAAAACGATTTTTAGGGATTCTGGACCGTTACCAAGACCAATTTATTAAATTTAATGGTAATGAGGAAGAGTCGTATATTCCAATGTCAGAAATGGATCAGGACGAAATCGCCCAGCATCCTACTTATCAGGAAACTGTCGATGAATTAGAACTATTAGATGAAGCAGGTGATCAGTTCTCTATCGATCGTGTATTAGAAGGAGAACAAACGCCGGTGTTCTTTGGTAGTGCCTTGGCACCCTTTGGTGTACAGACCTTTTTTGATACTTTTATCGAGTTAGCTCCTGCACCAGGACCACGCCGTACGACCGAGGAAGTCATCAGCCCTGATTATCCCGATTTCTCCGGATTCATTTTCAAAATTCAGGCGAACATGAATCCGCAGCACCGTGACCGAATTGCATTTTTGCGAGTATGTTCCGGTAAGTTTGAGCGGGGTATGAACGTGACGTTAGCTCGAACTGGCAAGAGCATTCGACTTGGGCAGACGCAACAATTCGTCGCTTCTTCCCGTGATACAGTACAAGAAGCATACGCTGGTGACATCATTGGTGTTTATGATCCAGGCTCCTATCGAATAGGGGATACTTTACTGGAAGGGAAAAATGTTTTTCAATATGATGAGTTACCTCAGTTCCCACCAGAAATGTTCCAGCGCGTAACTGCCAAAAACGTAATGAAAGCAAAGCAGTTCCGTAAAGGGATTGAACAGCTTGTGCAGGAAGGTGCAATCCAGCTATTCCGTGGCTATCCAACCGATTCGATGATCATTGGTGCCGTAGGTCAGCTCCAGTATGAAGTATTCCAGCATCGTATGAAGAACGAGTACAATGTGGAAGTCATGCTTGAATCAATTGGAGATCGTATTCCGCGCTGGCTCAAGAAGGATCAAGTCGATCCAAAATTATTTGATGAGCGGAACTTGTTGGTGAAAGATCGCGAAGAGGACTTTCTTGTCTTATTCAAAAATGATTTCGCATTACGCTGGTTTGTCGACAAACATCCGGAAATCGAACTAATCGATTTATTTGAAGTAAACCAATACGACCAAACAAGCCATAGCTAA
- a CDS encoding PDZ domain-containing protein — translation MDWIMELGLAIVRMFMQPFMYLFFLLIFLSGYWRIKKDRQHHGAKVYPYFYEVRQSVSVTVIIGLLLSIVSVALGFIVSLPFVLLLGAVLLVLSLANHFSVLSAAHGLAITAMITYVLNRYGSDYVPEAWLQQLDTTNLFYIPIIIAILLFAEAWYVKRINADDTFPELSKSGRGKFIGQHRIKKLTIIPFIALFPVGSLESFVDWWPVFEIGQQSFGLIVVPYLLGFEYVVKTSLVRTATDWIAPRITLLAALVLLLAAGSYFVPFLTMIALAAALIGKEIVQYLYRAKEQQERPYFQPSDKGLFVLGTLPDSPAVDLGLQPGEEIMKVNDQVVRNEDHFYQAVNNNRAFCKLSVKDLEGELRFAQRALYEGEHHKLGILFVKETNMYQETIKQES, via the coding sequence ATGGATTGGATAATGGAACTTGGCTTGGCTATTGTTCGTATGTTTATGCAACCTTTTATGTATCTCTTTTTTCTATTAATCTTCCTCAGCGGTTATTGGCGAATAAAAAAAGATCGTCAGCATCATGGTGCGAAGGTTTATCCTTATTTTTACGAAGTGAGACAGAGTGTGTCGGTCACAGTAATAATAGGACTGCTGTTATCCATCGTATCAGTTGCACTGGGATTCATCGTATCCCTGCCGTTCGTATTACTGTTAGGAGCAGTTTTACTAGTGTTATCATTAGCCAATCATTTTAGCGTGTTGTCAGCGGCGCACGGGCTGGCAATAACAGCAATGATCACGTACGTTCTTAACAGGTATGGCTCGGACTATGTACCGGAAGCATGGTTACAGCAATTAGATACGACTAATCTATTTTATATCCCGATTATCATTGCTATTTTACTTTTTGCAGAAGCTTGGTATGTGAAGCGCATTAACGCCGATGATACGTTCCCGGAATTAAGCAAAAGTGGCAGAGGTAAATTTATCGGACAGCACCGAATCAAGAAACTGACTATCATTCCGTTTATTGCGTTGTTTCCAGTCGGATCGTTAGAATCTTTTGTTGATTGGTGGCCAGTATTTGAGATAGGACAGCAATCGTTTGGTCTGATTGTGGTACCATACCTGCTCGGTTTTGAATATGTCGTCAAAACCAGCTTGGTAAGAACAGCAACAGATTGGATTGCTCCACGTATCACATTACTAGCAGCACTGGTTTTATTACTGGCTGCAGGGAGCTATTTCGTTCCGTTTTTAACGATGATTGCTTTAGCAGCAGCATTAATAGGTAAAGAAATTGTGCAGTATCTTTATCGGGCGAAAGAACAGCAAGAACGTCCTTATTTCCAGCCATCTGATAAAGGACTATTTGTACTTGGTACATTACCTGACAGTCCTGCAGTTGATTTAGGGCTGCAGCCTGGGGAAGAAATTATGAAAGTAAATGATCAAGTGGTTCGTAATGAAGACCATTTTTATCAGGCCGTTAACAACAATCGTGCCTTTTGCAAACTTAGTGTTAAAGATTTAGAAGGGGAGCTTCGATTTGCGCAACGGGCTTTATATGAAGGGGAGCACCACAAACTAGGGATATTATTTGTGAAGGAAACGAATATGTATCAAGAAACTATAAAACAAGAGAGCTGA